A window of the Fusarium poae strain DAOMC 252244 chromosome 3, whole genome shotgun sequence genome harbors these coding sequences:
- the QA3 gene encoding Quinate dehydrogenase produces MSVQQITFSPTGDSLQTNQVSQLGRHGYLFGKKLTASLSPFLHDVIYKALGYNWGQVRLDSADIEGFLQLAQHPDFYGASVTMPNKVAIIPYLDELTEECRDVGACNTLYLRERDGRRIFCGANTDVIGIKDSFYQNIESPDTVFHNKPALVVGGGGAARSAIYALCKKMQATAIYLVNRDESEVEAVIADCVARGYGEGLLHVKTVSQASSLEAPGAIVACVPDFEPVTEEEITARAVTEAFLDKPQKGAILEMCYNPTPFTKLGAIAEDKGWNVILGTEALIYQGLEQDKYWTGKTLEEMPIEQVHVAIAEKVAQRAEAKL; encoded by the exons ATGTCTGTCCAACAAATAACATTTTCTCCTACCGGAGACTCACTCCAAACCAACCAAGTCTCACAACTTGGACGACATGGATACTTGTTTGGCAAGAAACTAACAGCATCGCTGTCGCCCTTTCTTCATGATGTTATTTACAAAGCCCTTGGTTACAACTGGGGTCAAGTTCGTCTTGACTCGGCTGATATTGAAGGTTTCTTGCAACTGGCGCAACACCCTGACTTTTACG GCGCCTCAGTAACTATGCCCAATAAAGTCGCCATCATCCCTTACCTGGATGAACTCACAGAAGAATGCCGCGACGTTGGCGCCTGCAACACTCTGTACCTCCGTGAAAGAGACGGTCGTCGTATCTTTTGTGGCGCCAACACAGACGTCATTGGCATCAAAGACTCTTTCTACCAAAACATTGAGAGTCCCGATACCGTCTTTCACAACAAGCCCGCTCTAGTcgtcggcggcggcggtgcAGCCCGAAGCGCAATCTACGCTCTATGCAAGAAGATGCAGGCAACGGCCATCTACCTCGTCAACCGTGATGAATCAGAGGTAGAAGCCGTCATCGCCGATTGTGTGGCCCGCGGATACGGTGAAGGCTTGTTACATGTAAAGACCGTGTCGCAAGCCTCATCCCTCGAAGCACCAGGTGCCATTGTCGCATGTGTACCAGACTTTGAGCCCGTGACAGAAGAAGAGATTACCGCTCGCGCCGTGACAGAAGCCTTCCTAGACAAGCCTCAAAAGGGCGCTATCCTGGAAATGTGCTACAATCCCACACCGTTCACAAAGCTGGGCGCCATAGCAGAGGACAAGGGATGGAATGTTATCTTGGGTACCGAGGCGTTGATATACCAGGGACTAGAGCAGGACAAGTATTGGACGGGCAAGACATTGGAGGAGATGCCAATTGAACAGGTGCATGTTGCTATTGCCGAAAAGGTTGCCCAAAGGGCTGAGGCAAAGTTGTGA
- a CDS encoding hypothetical protein (BUSCO:3798at5125~CAZy:GT20), translated as MTVFVCSLFLPKTIHFTLPGTPPPGVDPARTSLSGSSNINLAGDTRASLSGGSAPAGGAVIPPKPAAPAGGRPAPLNRQPSLFQKEDITPPRTPTEEVDVNLFANEDGIRIPFPKRPGSNAGSGKPWGSRANQPKSRASSPPPPALSENNRTMQKAREMGRQGILQPKPLVRSDSHDRVFASAGWMVVNADQGNGGLRNAADAAARDGKIDEITWVGTLGMPTDALEGTEQKQDIEDTLANEHNMLTVFCSDKDFDGHYAHFCKHILWPVFHYQIPDNPKSKAYEDHSWKYYVNVNQAFADQIVKNWKRGDVVWIHDYHLLLVPGMVRKKIPEAKIGFFLHVAFPSSEVFRCLAVRKELLEGMLGANLVGFQIHEYGRHFLQTCSRILNAEATPDGLQLEDRFVDVIHLAIGIDPVSLREHLDAPEVSKWLQIMQERYKGKRLIVARDKLDHVRGVRQKLLSYELFLNKNPKWRENTVLIQVALSSSEKSDLEATVSDIVTRVNSSWANLAYQPVVYLKQDIDYAQYLALLTIADALMITSQREGMNLTSHEYLFCQDGKLLPEKKHGSLILSEFTGTSSLFAKNELAVNPWDYRACADAIKQALEMGEEEKDQRWNNLYSRVVKHTGSHWFTEFLGRLDIVYEEQHKRDQTSVPRLSVPALSSKYTKAQRRLFIIDYEGTLVAWGPVNQIIPISPQRTLDVLNDLLLDERNTVYVMSGRRPEELDRVFRRVPNLGLIAENGCFLKSHGADSWTEMADLDHVKDWKESVRPIMTYFLERTPGAEIEERRCSLIFHYKSAEDYETASRQASDCASHVNDACESQRVHAIALDGCIAVEPIDWTKRTAARKVFETLKEEIHPTKEEKTPVDFLMVIGDGREDEKVFKWANRLQDDGSVQNVVTVSLGNRNTEATATLTQGVSGVLSCLQRLASLE; from the exons ATGACCGTCTTTGTGTGTTCTCT CTTCCTCCCTAAAACCATACATTTTACCCTTCCCGGTACCCCTCCTCCCGGTGTCGACCCAGCCCGAACCTCATTGTCAGGCTCCTCAAACATCAACCTTGCTGGCGATACTCGAGCTTCATTGTCTGGAGGATCAGCTCCTGCTGGCGGTGCTGTTATTCCTCCCAAACCTGCTGCTCCCGCTGGTGGACGACCTGCGCCTCTGAACCGCCAACCAAGTCTCTTCCAGAAAGAGGACATTACACCTCCACGAACGCCGACCGAAGAGGTTGATGTGAATCTATTTGCAAACGAAGATGGAATAAGAATACCATTCCCCAAGAGACCTGGCTCCAATGCTGGTAGTGGAAAGCCATGGGGTAGCCGAGCCAACCAGCCCAAATCGCGAGCCAGctcccctcctcctcctgctttATCCGAGAACAACCGTACAATGCAAAAGGCTCGCGAGATGGGTCGCCAGGGAATTCTGCAGCCCAAGCCTCTCGTCCGAAGCGACAGCCATGACCGGGTCTTTGCGTCTGCTGGTTGGATGGTTGTTAACGCCGACCAGGGCAACGGTGGTCTTCGCAATGCCGCTGATGCCGCTGCTCGCGATGGCAAGATTGATGAGATTACATGGGTTGGCACTCTAGGAATGCCCACTGATGCTCTCGAGGGCACGGAGCAAAAGCAGGACATTGAAGACACCCTGGCCAACGAACACAACATGCTGACCGTGTTCTGCTCCGACAAGGACTTTGACGGACATTATGCTCACTTCTGCAAGCACATTCTGTGGCCCGTCTTTCACTACCAGATCCCTGACAACCCCAAGAGCAAGGCGTACGAGGACCACTCGTGGAAGTACTACGTCAACGTTAACCAGGCTTTTGCCGACCAAATTGTCAAGAACTGGAAGCGTGGTGATGTTGTCTGGATTCACGATTACCATCTGCTTCTCGTTCCTGGAATGGTCCGCAAGAAGATCCCCGAGGCCAAGATTGGTTTCTTCTTGCACGTTGCTTTCCCCTCATCCGAGGTTTTCCGTTGTCTGGCTGTCCGAAAGGAACTTTTGGAGGGTATGCTCGGTGCTAACCTTGTCGGTTTCCAAATCCATGAGTACGGACGCCATTTCCTCCAGACTTGCAGTCGTATTTTGAACGCCGAGGCTACACCGGATGGTCTCCAACTTGAGGATCGGTTTGTTGATGTCATCCATCTCGCCATCGGTATCGATCCGGTCAGTCTCCGTGAGCATCTCGACGCCCCCGAAGTTTCCAAGTGGCTTCAGATTATGCAAGAGCGTTATAAGGGTAAGAGACTTATTGTTGCTCGTGACAAGCTTGACCACGTTCGTGGTGTTCGCCAGAAGTTGTTGTCTTACGAGCTGTTCCTGAACAAGAACCCCAAGTGGCGTGAGAATACTGTTCTCATCCAAGTCGCGTTATCGTCCAGCGAAAAGAGCGATCTCGAGGCCACCGTTAGCGACATTGTGACCAGAGTCAACTCATCGTGGGCCAATCTTGCGTATCAGCCAGTGGTTTATCTGAAGCAGGACATTGACTACGCTCAGTACCTTGCTTTGTTGACCATTGCTGATGCTCTCATGATTACCAGCCAACGCGAGGGCATGAACTTGACCTCACACGAGTATCTCTTCTGCCAAGATGGAAAGCTTCTTCCTGAAAAGAAGCACGGTTCTTTGATTCTCTCCGAGTTTACTGGTACTTCATCCCTTTTTGCCAAGAACGAACTTGCCGTCAACCCCTGGGATTACCGCGCATGCGCCGATGCTATCAAGCAAGCTTTGGAGATgggcgaggaggagaaggaccaACGATGGAACAACCTCTATAGTCGTGTTGTCAAGCATACCGGATCTCACTGGTTTACCGAGTTCCTTGGTCGTCTGGATATTGTGTACGAGGAACAGCACAAGCGAGACCAGACATCCGTCCCTCGATTGTCTGTTCCTGCCCTCTCGTCCAAGTACACCAAGGCTCAGCGACGACTTTTCATCATCGACTACGAAGGCACACTGGTAGCCTGGGGTCCTGTTAACCAGATTATCCCCATTAGTCCTCAGCGAACACTGGACGTTCTCAACGATCTACTTCTTGATGAGCGCAACACTGTCTACGTCATGTCTGGTCGACGACCTGAAGAGCTTGACCGAGTCTTCCGTCGGGTCCCCAACCTTGGTCTGATTGCAGAGAACGGATGCTTCCTCAAGTCGCATGGAGCTGATTCATGGACCGAGATGGCGGATCTTGATCATGTCAAGGATTGGAAGGAGTCTGTCCGACCCATCATGACATATTTCCTTGAGCGAACTCCTGGAGCCGAGATTGAAGAACGACGCTGCAGTTTGATCTTCCACTACAAGAGTGCGGAGGATTACGAAACCGCTTCACGACAAGCTTCAGACTGCGCCAGCCACGTCAACGACGCCTGTGAATCCCAACGTGTGCATGCTATCGCTCTCGATGGGTGTATTGCTGTGGAGCCTATTGACTGGACCAAACGCACTGCCGCGCGAAAGGTGTTTGAGACTCTGAAGGAGGAGATTCACCCCACTAAAGAGGAAAAGACGCCAGTTGACTTTCTGATGGTCATTGGTGACGGACGAGAGGACGAAAAGGTATTCAAGTGGGCCAACAGGCTACAAGACGACGGTTCTGTGCAGAATGTCGTGACAGTCAGTCTTGGTAACCGTAATACCGAAGCGACAGCCACCCTTACGCAGGGTGTCAGTG GCGTCCTCTCTTGTCTTCAACGTCTTGCCTCACTCGAGTGA
- the QUTE2 gene encoding Catabolic 3-dehydroquinase 2: protein MSRRLLLLNGPNLNLLGTREPHLYGSTTLKDVETDAEKQASDLSATIETFQANSEGAIVDRIHKARGNVDAIIINAGAYTHTSVAIRDALVGVDIPFVEVHVTNVHARETFRHHSYLCDKAEAVICGLGVFGYTAAIEYAAKHLKLRTK from the coding sequence ATGTCTCGtcgtctcctcctcctcaacggTCCCAACCTCAATCTTTTGGGCACAAGAGAACCTCACCTTTATGGATCAACAACTCTTAAAGACGTCGAAACCGATGCAGAGAAACAAGCATCAGATCTCTCAGCCACAATCGAGACTTTCCAGGCCAACTCGGAGGGCGCGATAGTGGATCGCATCCACAAAGCACGAGGAAACGTTgatgccatcatcatcaacgcGGGCGCCTACACACATACCAGCGTCGCCATCCGAGATGCTCTCGTTGGAGTGGACATTCCGTTTGTTGAAGTTCACGTCACCAATGTCCACGCTAGAGAGACATTCAGACATCACAGCTATTTGTGCGACAAGGCGGAGGCTGTCATTTGCGGGTTGGGTGTTTTTGGGTACACGGCCGCGATTGAGTATGCTGCTAAGCATTTGAAGTTGAGGACAAAGTGA
- a CDS encoding hypothetical protein (BUSCO:16230at5125) yields MATIVPPPSKRQKRETLERTQTQQDVAAIIAGPAGSFKARFLDGDGKQMADVIEVPLADASEKNLSLLLNTLLAREKEEFLPYRFRIHIPGSDIIVDQYPTDLLQLLRNHGIENPFETTVTLSAEPQAVFKVQPVTRMSHKIPGHGEAILAAQFSPKNSNRLATGSGDKTARIWDTETGTPKYTLSGHSGWVLAVAWSPDGARLATGSFDKTVRLWNPDTGKPVGNPLTGHSKWITNVVWEPYHLWRDGTPRLASASKDATIRIWVVNSGKTEHVLSGHKSSVSCVRWGGEGLIYSASHDKTVRVWNAEKGTLAHTLSSHVHWVNHLALSTDFVLRTAFYDHTPVPETEEGKRAKAKERFEKAARFQGRIAERLVSASDDFTMYLWDPSQSTKPVARMLGHQKQVNHVTFSPDGTLIASAGWDNHTKLWNARDGKFINTLRGHVAPVYQCAFSADSRLLVTASKDTTLKVWSMASHKLSNDLPGHQDEVYAVDWAPDGKRVGSGGKDKAVRVWQN; encoded by the exons ATGGCGACAATTGTACCCCCTCCGTCGAAGCGACAGAAAAGAGAGACGCTCGAACGGACGCAGACTCAGCAAGATGTTGCAGCGATCATTGCTGGCCCAGCTGGCTCCTTCAAGGCTCGATTCCTTGATGGAGATGGCAAGCAGATGGCCGATGTGATTGAAGTTCCTCTAGCCGATGCATCTGAGAAGAACCTCTCGCTATTGTTGAACACACTTCTTGCAAGA gaaaaagaagaattCCTCCCATATCGATTTCGAATTCACATTCCCGGTAGTGATATCATCGTAGACCAATACCCTACAGATCTTCTCCAGCTTCTTCGCAACCATGGTATCGAGAACCCTTTCGAAACGACCGTTACCCTCAGTGCCGAGCCGCAGGCCGTTTTCAAGGTCCAGCCTGTTACGCGCATGTCCCACAAGATCCCCGGTCATGGTGAAGCTATCCTCGCAGCACAATTCAGCCCTAAAAACAGCAATCGTCTGGCAACTGGATCTGGAGACAAGACCGCAAGGATATGGGATACTGAAACTGGAACTCCTAAATATACTCTCTCGGGTCACTCTGGATGGGTACTGGCAGTCGCTTGGTCCCCCGACGGTGCGCGACTTGCTACAGGAAGTTTTGACAAGACAGTTCGTCTCTGGAACCCCGACACCGGGAAGCCTGTTGGAAACCCTTTGACTGGTCACTCGAAATGGATTACCAATGTAGTCTGGGAGCCCTATCACCTCTGGAGAGACGGTACACCACGTCTTGCTAGTGCTAGCAAGGACGCAACAATCCGAATATGGGTTGTCAACTCTGGAAAAACCGAGCATGTCCTGTCCGGACACAAGAGCAGTGTCAGCTGTGTGCGCTGGGGAGGAGAAGGTCTGATCTACAGTGCAAGTCACGACAAGACAGTTAGAGTTTGGAACGCCGAGAAGGGAACTTTGGCGCACACTTTGTCATCCCACGTTCACTGGGTGAATCATCTTGCCCTCTCAACAGATTTCGTCTTGAGGACTGCATTCTATGACCACACACCCGTGCCCGAAACCGAGGAAGGGAAGCGAGCCAAAGCCAAGGAGAGGTTCGAAAAGGCAGCCAGGTTCCAAGGTAGAATCGCTGAGCGCTTGGTCAGTGCCAGTGATGACTTTACCATGTACCTTTGGGATCCCTCTCAGAGCACAAAGCCTGTCGCACGTATGTTGGGCCACCAGAAGCAAGTGAACCATGTCACCTTCTCTCCTGATGGCACTCTCATTGCCAGTGCAGGCTGGGACAACCACACCAAGCTCTGGAACGCTAG GGATGGCAAGTTTATCAATACACTCCGCGGTCATGTAGCTCCTGTGTACCAGTGTGCTTTCTCAGCAGACTCTAGACTTCTCGTCACAGCATCAAAGGATACAACGCTCAAGGTGTGGTCAATGGCATCTCACAAGCTCTCCAATGATCTACCAGGTCACCAGGATGAAGTGTACGCGGTGGATTGGGCACCGGATGGCAAGAGAGTCGGCAGTGGTGGAAAGGACAAGGCGGTCCGGGTCTGGCAAAATTAG
- a CDS encoding hypothetical protein (BUSCO:7615at5125): MSTACPPNNPSTLFSLVQNLTSDAQIDAFERSAWSETGGLEYIQNLAFKDDIEPLKVATQGKFYAISSFAAAMKYIHQKFSINFVPHSLRIQYRPSEDTMMIDISAIQSLEIMQNLRSSKSKDSLFGLLNHTSTPMGSRLLRSNILQPPTDAERVVLTRYDALEELTTNEEMFLEIRKALKLFHDIEKLLTKLIIVHTNATVQKVEEQINQVLMVKSFLEAIPELYTALGPATCDLLTKIRARCCPEITNPILDKIRQTIEADVTYMKSALDLRNQRTFAVKAGINGMLDVARQTYKELTEEIHLHIDELNEIHKVNATLRYDNGRKYWLRFQAADFDDRPIPDILINVVRKKDKIECQTLDLVKLNLRLSDTSNEVVIRSDSVVQDLLKELRNNAPHLFQVCESIALIDMISSFAQLATTRDYVRPDISSTLALKAARHPVLDKNMNGKFVPNDYYSTEQYCFHIVTGCNMAGKSTYIRAVALLQIMAQIGSFVPAEYAAFSIIHSIFARVSLSDNIESNLSTFSVEMREMAFILRNIDDKSLAIIDELGRATSNRDGLAIAIAMSEALIESRASVWFATHFIDLTKVLADRPGVLNLHLAATSTMTPEGIPHITMLYKATSGAIRGEEHYGINLARAIGLPQSFIDKAEEVADDLRKKREASKRSSESSRLVARRKLILNLQDALRQARDSGSEEALPGYLTRLQEEFVSRMEEVDNM, translated from the exons ATGTCAACGGCCTGTCCCCCAAATAACCCCAGCACTCTCTTTTCTCTGGTACAAAATCTCACTTCTGACGCTCAAATTGATGCTTTCGAGCGTTCTGCGTGGTCCGAGACGGGAGGCCTGGAGTATATCCAGAACCTGGCCTTCAAAGACGACATTGAGCCATTGAAAGTAGCTACACAAGGCAAATTCTACGCCATCAGTTCGTTTGCAGCA GCTATGAAGTATATTCATCAGAAGTTCTCGATCAATTTCGTGCCGCATTCACTTCGAATTCAGTATCGACCTTCTGAAGATACCATGATGATTGACATTTCAGCAATCCAATCTCTCGAGATCATGCAGAACCTGCGAAGCTCCAAGTCTAAAGACTCGCTGTTCGGTTTACTGAACCACACATCCACCCCGATGGGCTCTAGACTGCTGCGAAGTAATATCCTACAGCCACCGACTGATGCTGAAAGAGTTGTTCTCACTCGCTATGATGCCCTCGAGGAGTTGACGACAAATGAGGAAATGTTTCTCGAGATCCGAAAAG CCCTCAAGCTGTTCCATGATATTGAGAAGCTCCTGACCAAG TTGATTATTGTGCATACGAATGCCACCGTTCAAAAGGTTGAAGAGCAAATCAACCAGGTGCTGATGGTCAAAAGCTTCCTTGAAGCGATCCCCGAACTCTATACCGCTTTAGGCCCTGCTACATGCGATTTACTCACCAAGATTCGTGCACGTTGTTGCCCTGAGATTACAAACCCTATACTTGACAAGATCCGCCAAACCATCGAAGCAGATGTCACTTATATGAAGTCTGCATTAGATCTCCGCAATCAGAGAACCTTTGCTGTCAAAGCAGGTATCAATGGCATGCTTGACGTTGCACGTCAGACTTACAAGGAGCTCACCGAAGAGATTCATTTACATATAGATGAGTTGAATG AGATTCACAAGGTTAATGCCACTCTCAGATACGACAATGGTCGAAAGTATTGGTTGCGCTTTCAAGCGGCCGACTTTGATGACCGGCCTATTCCAGATATCTTGATCAATGTGGTGCGAAAGAAGGACAAGATTGAATGTCAAACTCTTGACCTGGTTAAACTCAACCTGAGACTTTCCGACACCTCGAACGAGGTTGTTATTCGCAGCGACAGTGTTGTACAGGATTTACTCAAGGAGCTGCGGAACAATGCACCACACCTGTTCCAAGTTTGCGAATCGATTGCCCTCATTGACATGATCTCATCCTTTGCACAGCTCGCCACTACGAGAGACTATGTGAGGCCCGATATCAGCAGCACGCTGGCTTTGAAAGCAGCCAGACATCCTGTCCTTGACAAG AATATGAATGGCAAGTTTGTACCAAATGACTACTATTCCACAGAGCAATATTGCTTCCATATTGTGACTGGATGCAATATGGCTGGAAAGAGTACCTACATCCGAGCAGTCGCCTTGCTTCAGATCATGGCACAAATCGGTTCTTTTGTACCTGCAGAATATGCTGCTTTCTCTATTATCCACAGCATATTTGCTCGTGTCTCTCTAAGCGACAACATCGAAAGCAACCTCTCCACCTTTTCCGTGGAAATGCGCGAGATGGCTTTCATTCTGCGCAACATTGATGACAAGAGCCTCGCCATCATCGATGAACTGGGCAGAGCCACAAGTAACAGGGATGGACTGGCTATTGCGATTGCCATGTCCGAAGCTTTGATTGAAAGCAGGGCATCTGTCTGGTTTGCGACTCACTTCATTGACCTTACAAAGGTTCTCGCAGATCGTCCAGGTGTTCTCAATCTACACCTTGCAGCCACTAGCACCATGACACCAGAAGGGATCCCACATATTACGATGCTTTACAAGGCAACTTCGGGTGCCATCAGAGGTGAAGAACATTATGGTATCAACCTGGCTAGAGCGATTGGGTTGCCCCAAAGCTTCATCGACAAAGCAGAAGAGGTGGCAGATGATCTTCGAAAGAAACGAGAAGCGAGCAAGCGCAGTTCAGAATCGTCAAGACTTGTGGCTAGACGAAAGCTGATCCTGAACCTACAGGATGCCTTGAGACAAGCTAGAGATTCAGGCAGCGAGGAAGCTCTTCCGGGTTATCTGACTCGACTTCAGGAAGAGTTTGTTTCGCGCATGGAGGAGGTGGACAACATGTAG
- a CDS encoding hypothetical protein (MEROPS:MER0006204), giving the protein MSRTIEESVQAAIDSGKINGAIICATDSNGDFSYNTAFGRRTLLSGEKVPQKIDDILCLASASKLPTSIAALQCVEEGLLTLKGDLSTVAPELAEKKVLKGWSGDDEPILEDAFQKITLEMLLTHSAGTAYDFLHPTIGKWSAKYKPKDQGKKTVEDTFIYPLSHQPGAGWMYGSSLDWAGRIVERVTGDTLEKRLQERILKPLGCGNDAQFHPITRDDLRERFVDLNPDDPEGLGRAVMGQGSSINIRSSGCFGGHGLAMSATYYLKILQSILSNDGKLLKRETVDDMFQNHLSPEAAAGHQAMLASPMGPFFRVGIDENTKLGHGLGGAVTLEDVDGWYGAHTMSWGGGLTLTWFIDRKNDICAIGAICAALPLDDEVTKIATDLKDVIRKDIYRKYASWKEGN; this is encoded by the coding sequence ATGTCCAGAACCATAGAAGAATCAGTCCAAGCAGCCATCGACTCTGGCAAAATCAACGGAGCTATCATCTGCGCCACCGATTCCAACGGAGACTTTTCTTATAATACTGCTTTCGGCCGACGCACTCTTCTCTCGGGTGAAAAAGTTCCTCAGAAAATAGACGATATTCTATGTCTTGCGTCGGCTTCGAAACTTCCAACTAGTATCGCTGCTTTACAGTGTGTTGAAGAAGGTCTTCTTACTCTCAAAGGAGACTTGTCAACTGTGGCTCCAGAGttggccgaaaagaaggtTTTGAAAGGATGGTCTGGAGATGACGAGCCAATTTTGGAAGATGCATTCCAGAAAATCACGCTTGAGATGCTACTTACGCATAGCGCTGGTACGGCATACGACTTTCTACATCCGACTATTGGAAAGTGGAGTGCCAAATATAAACCAAAGGATCAAGGCAAAAAGACTGTCGAAGATACTTTTATTTATCCGCTCTCTCATCAACCTGGGGCTGGCTGGATGTATGGATCTAGTCTTGACTGGGCTGGTCGGATCGTGGAGCGTGTAACGGGAGATACACTTGAGAAACGGCTTCAGGAACGCATCTTGAAACCTCTTGGTTGTGGAAATGATGCTCAGTTTCACCCGATTACCAGAGACGACTTGAGAGAGCGCTTTGTCGATCTCAACCCCGATGATCCTGAAGGTCTAGGTCGTGCTGTCATGGGTCAAGGATCTTCTATCAACATTCGCTCCAGCGGATGTTTCGGCGGTCACGGTCTAGCAATGTCCGCTACATACTACCTCAAAATCCTTCAATCCATCCTCTCAAATGATGGAAAACTCCTCAAACGCGAAACTGTCGACGACATGTTTCAGAATCATCTCAGTCCCGAAGCAGCCGCTGGTCATCAAGCCATGCTTGCAAGCCCGATGGGCCCTTTCTTCAGAGTTGGAATTGATGAAAATACCAAACTTGGACATGGTCTTGGAGGTGCTGTGACGCTTGAAGATGTGGATGGGTGGTATGGTGCTCATACAATGAGTTGGGGAGGAGGTTTGACTTTGACTTGGTTTATTGACCGGAAGAATGATATTTGTGCCATCGGGGCTATCTGTGCTGCTCTACCTTTGGATGATGAGGTGACCAAAATAGCTACAGACTTGAAGGATGTTATTAGGAAGGATATCTATCGAAAATACGCTAGTTGGAAGGAGGGCAACTGA
- a CDS encoding hypothetical protein (TransMembrane:11 (o54-77i89-109o121-140i183-202o208-229i281-307o319-344i365-386o392-417i424-447o459-481i)), giving the protein MASSISSSPEMAQITGRNSPTEIQRSIRRINAAYDWTGPDDPDNPRNFSLLTKILSIASIASLAWASCFAGAIYAPAQASVGQEFHQGRLAAVMPLSLYNLGMACGPLVGAPLSETYGRKTVYVATTPIFLAFLLGSGFTRDIVSLSICRFLAGMFASPNVNNTSATIMDYCEPRYRGASLGIYYSIPSLGAAVGPLIGGFVERQLGWRWTQWIAAIVTCALYIPVLFTKETYKKVVLKQRAIRMGMGDSSSQQTSVSRTIRHFFTVLILRPLHMLFTEPIVSLVSLYNGFIFGLLYTFIISVPWIFRHYYSFTKTGESLSYLGITLGTLFACAPFVLIDFSYYQKRLIRWNQTHDEPLPPENRLISAMIGSFLLPVSLLIAGWTAEYQLHWILPIVFQGITMLACLLIYAGVNLFMLDAYGPLYGASASGAMMLSRYSLSFAFPMFALEMFEKLGAGWATTLLAGCTLLMAPIPWCFFVYGERIRARSRYESSL; this is encoded by the coding sequence atggcgTCCTCAATATCTTCTTCGCCAGAAATGGCTCAAATTACAGGCCGTAACTCGCCTACAGAAATTCAACGATCAATAAGACGTATCAACGCAGCCTACGACTGGACCGGTCCTGACGATCCAGATAATCCAAGAAACTTCTCATTGCTCACCAAAATTCTGAGTATCGCTTCAATAGCGTCTCTAGCATGGGCATCTTGCTTTGCCGGAGCGATATATGCACCCGCTCAAGCATCTGTCGGACAAGAATTCCATCAAGGACGCTTGGCTGCTGTTATGCCCCTGTCGCTGTATAACCTCGGCATGGCATGCGGACCACTTGTCGGTGCACCTCTATCGGAGACATACGGTCGAAAGACTGTCTATGTCGCCACGACACCAATATTCCTTGCGTTTCTTCTTGGTTCGGGTTTTACAAGAGATATCGTCAGTTTATCCATATGTCGATTTCTTGCTGGCATGTTTGCTTCACCGAATGTGAACAATACGTCTGCTACGATTATGGATTACTGCGAGCCAAGATATCGCGGTGCGAGTCTGGGAATCTACTACTCTATCCCATCTCTTGGTGCAGCTGTTGGGCCGCTCATTGGAGGTTTTGTAGAGAGGCAGCTTGGATGGCGGTGGACGCAATGGATTGCTGCCATAGTGACTTGTGCGCTATACATCCCTGTCTTGTTCACAAAAGAGACGTATAAAAAAGTCGTCCTCAAACAAAGAGCTATCAGAATGGGCATGGGGGACAGTTCATCTCAGCAAACTTCTGTCTCCAGAACTATTCGACACTTCTTTACAGTTCTTATCCTCCGACCACTCCATATGCTCTTTACTGAACCAATCGTTAGCCTGGTCAGCTTGTATAACGGCTTCATCTTTGGGCTTTTATACACATTCATCATATCTGTTCCCTGGATCTTCAGACATTATTACAGCTTTACCAAAACGGGCGAATCGCTctcatacctaggtattacTCTTGGTACTCTTTTCGCCTGCGCACCATTCGTCCTGATTGATTTCTCATATTATCAAAAACGCCTCATCCGATGGAACCAGACTCACGACGAACCTCTGCCCCCAGAGAACCGTCTCATCTCTGCTATGATAGGAAGTTTTCTCCTCCCTGTGAGTCTACTTATCGCAGGTTGGACAGCTGAATATCAGCTTCACTGGATTCTTCCCATCGTATTTCAAGGCATCACTATGCTGGCATGTCTTTTGATTTACGCTGGTGTGAATCTCTTCATGTTGGATGCTTATGGTCCTTTGTATGGTGCTTCGGCTTCAGGAGCCATGATGTTGAGTCGATACTCTCTAAGCTTTGCGTTTCCAATGTTTGCGCTGGAAATGTTTGAGAAGCTTGGGGCGGGCTGGGCAACGACTCTTTTGGCTGGCTGTACGTTGCTGATGGCCCCTATACCATGGTGCTTCTTTGTATATGGGGAGCGTATTCGAGCGCGGAGTAGATATGAGTCAAGTCTGTAG